In the genome of Macrobrachium rosenbergii isolate ZJJX-2024 chromosome 53, ASM4041242v1, whole genome shotgun sequence, the window tcgcccgtttgtggtatttttcactgagaaatattcactaattactgtatattcttataattttaatactcaggtataagcatttttagagggtttttcttgtgtttaaactatcaaaatgggcagttcttaGTGttattagaggggttttaagtacttGCGGATTTTAGGTATTTGGAGGGGGGgtgttgtggtacgcatcccccgagAGTAGGGGGCGTTCACTTTAGTTCCAGTGGACTGTTGGTGAAAGTGTACCAACAATGATGTTTGGACAACTGTTCGTCCGGAAGACTTGGGAATCAGTGTTTGTGGAAATCATGACTGTGATATGGGCTcagtatgattgatgggtttgttatgaacaataaattaaaagcttCAGTTCTATGTAGAGTTTTCAAATAATCTTTTACCTTCTGGTATTTCAGAGTTTCTGCCCTCGAACAAGAAGCTGTCAGTTTGTGGCGTCAGAGTTTTGGAAATGAATGGGGTCCATCAGTGAATTTAAGTGCAAGTTCCTGTGAGGGGTTGAATAAGTTCctaaaataggaaatataaaattctagATGTCAGATCTGTGCATCGGTGACGGGAGAAATTGgaagaaataagataataaataaataaaagtgatagaAGTGGTGAGTAACAACAGAAGGAAGTGAAAAAAGTTGGTTTCCATAAGTGAACAAACAACGTCAAAGGACCAGAGTCTAAAATGAGTATATTGGGATATCCTCAGAAAAGCGAGACTGGGGATCCAGTAGCGATGTCTCTCACCGAGCATGAAAATATAGGTGTAGCGGGCAGTGATGCCTCTGCCAGCTATGCCTCTATTTCTTTGGATCCAACGACGGAACTCAAGACGGAAATCGAGACGGACGTAGAGGTGTGTTATGAGTCTGATGGTGACATGAAGTATTGTAATATGCAGAATTCGTTTGATGAATTGTTGAATACTAGTAGAAATAGCCCGTATAATTcaagaccaacaacagttagactTGGTCcaattccagtgccaagttcacgaaTATCGTTAACGCAAGAAAGTACTAACACTAAtaacacaaatagcaataataataataataatattaacacatttcaatttagaacagtGGCGCAAGCAGCGATCATTACCCAAGCCACCCGATTCTGTGGAGTagttgaaagttcaaatcctgacaaaagtaggctagaatcatattctgtgaacaaGTGGCTAGCTGATGCAGACAGTCGCATTTCTGCAGGGGGAATAACAGACgaaagagctaaaattaacgAAGCCTTGCTTCTCATTAGTTCAGAAAGCGGTGATGCACACacaactttgaattcagttatattcaacaaaataaccaCGTACACTGAATTTAAAcgcatttgtttatcaatctgggaaccagtaagtgATCCATTGTATAATcttaataaattccttacccagcattatgacggagaatccatagcaaatcttcaTGCAGACGTTGAAGAATCGACACACAGATTAATAGAAGACTTACAGAAAACAGAcatcaccataggagataagaatgattttggtgacgAAGCAGAGAATTTAGTCGatttaagatatgttttgaattacttgtcgtttggaaccatatataacgcactcggagaaaaagaaaagaaagctttcaggaaAGTTAAACTTGATCCTAGAAGTGATAGCCTCACAGCTTTAATAGCAATGAGGCGTGAAATGCAGAAGAAAGAGATggatttttctaaggaatctgTAGGGGtgacagaaacacaaaatgaaaggaaaggcagaaataccaatgattcatataaaagaaataacaagtataatgatgATTCCAGAGAAatagggaatagacaaacttcctttcaaaggaaatatgcacaaaatactaggaaaaattggaatccaaaccagaaaggaagacagaatcaatcgaggaatggtccacccataagatatcacaacggtcaatattcaaacacaaataattcaaaaccagagaataattcagctcaaaGAGCTACACCAAAAATAActtgtgaaaactgcgggtataccaatcattccactaatgaatgcagaaagcctagaatctgtgcagtttgcaaaaagattgggcatttaactaaaaactgttggttcaataataaggaagccagaagagattatagagataagtaacagtcgcccaaaTACAAATAAACCATCCAGTCAGTTacaattaacccctttacagagaagagaaagtaaatcctttcaaggtgatgaaagagaaaaaggagaaacagctacaatgggaaatgaaggttcatccgcattttcctatttacagaGCAAAGAAGTAGCAtcttccatgaaagaggaagaaataaacagaaaggatctgcctattgtaaagattccaataaacggaaagacatgtactgtactcgttgattcaggtagtactgcaAATAtagttgataaaataactttaaccagatatttaggcattgcagaaacccAGATTCAGGGTCAGAGTGATAGAAGGAATAGCAAGGAAAGAGattaaaagtctggggaatgtgaacttagaaatagatattttgtcacatgaatttattgaaagttttctagttttagacaGACATTTTCctgcacaagtattgttctcatttaatttaatcagGAGATGTGGAATATTAGAtggtagtgaaggaaagattagcctgaaacaggacaATCAGAAGAGCGGATGTTTTaacgcttgacgaagaaaagtttcacccaaatctgatcaatttgtctgagacagtttcgacaagcaagacagacatacaggaaaagcagataagtaaccagaacaagcaagataaaatagaaacaggtaaaaaagaggaattcccacaattacagaatacagaattgttgagatgtgcacatacagGTGATATATACTTAGATATAAACAGctgtgatgaccaaaacactgaatctaccGAAAATCAGGGCGCCCATACctataactatagcaatgtagtaatgagttgtgaaagtgaagggaaaatactaaatgaagtattgctcttagataaaataaataaatcggatATAAATGGTAtaagagaagtaacagaagaaaccactggagatgcagaactttgctatttttcagacatagaagaagaagaaatctgttgtgttagcacagctgatgataatagtgtacaatttatactcaacagagcagtaactttatatccaaaatgtttaaaaaatatatatttgagatcaaaagaggatgtaaaggataaggatattcTATTACTGAATGAAGAATAGCCAGATTTTGTCGGAATGGATAATTCACTTTAATTATTGATGGGAATCACCAAGTTACCTCAATTTTTGATTACTGGAGTCAATCTTTGCTTAGCACAGGGCCACCTGTGTTTACAGCTGTACTGGGCCGCAATAGGTTTTCCCAAATCTCGCGATATCTGCGATTTTCCCACCCAGATGATGCTCAACCAAGCCAGCCGATGACAAGACCGCATACATTTTTTGACATGATTCGGGAAAAGTGCACGACTTGTTTTTCACCAGGGGAAAATTTTGCTGTTGATGAGTCCCTTCTTTTATATAAAGGCAGACTTTTTTCTGCCAGTatataaagaaaaggaggaagtgTTTTGGGCTAAAATTATTTGCCCCGTGTCCAAATTCTAAAGAGGGAAGAGGCTACACGTGGAATTTTTAGATCAGTCACTCCAAGTAAATCAGTCGgtgtttacaagaaaaaatgaatttctcattttgaaatgtgataaaaatccTGTTAATGTTAAAACGACCAAGTACAATGCAGGTTTTGTGGAAAGGTACCTTTATTTAAAGGATGGAAGACAGCAGATGATCAAGAAACCATTGACCATTCAGAAGTATAATGAGCAAATGCGATCTGTGGACTTGGTTGATCAAATACTTGAACATTCTAATCCCACCAGAAAATCTTATGCTTGGTTCAGAAAACTTGGTTTGCATCTAATGGTTAGGATGGTGCTTTATTCGTttgtaatattttacaatttGCACAACTTTGAAAAAAAAGGTCAAAGTTTTCTGCATTCATCAAGATGGTCGTTCATGAAGTCCTGGGTACAGTTCGAAGTAAATTGTTTTGGATGCAACAAAAAATGGACCCAAAGCACCCAAGAGAAAGAGACGAAGAATGGCAGCTGCGCAACCTGGACCTGACCCTCAACCTGTTCGCTGGCTAATGACAATcctaagaacagaaaaaaaaaaacgcccacaAAATAAGTGCCGAGTCTGCACGCGAGAGGGTAAAGCAAAGTGGGTAAGATTGCATTGTGGTGGTTGCGAAGAAGATCCTGGATTGTGTTCGGCTGAACATTTCAGAGTTTATCCTCAGCAATAAAGCTGCAACTTACATATTCGTACCTACAAAGCTAGCATTATGGTATGGTTTGTAACATaccatgcatgtgtgtttgtgtgtatgtttggaaTTCCTATATTAAcatttgtatgtctgtgtgtaattcTTGAAGTAACACATCACAAGTGTTTACAGTATCAGCCATATAATCCCATATTGTCCATTCGGGACAACCTTCCTCCACTCTGCTTGAGTATGAATGTGACTGTAGTTCTGTTGTAATTAGACATTACTAGCAGTAGCTATTACTAATTTTATCTTAAGTATTGACATCATTGCTGTTATTGTtaatactatcatcatcatcatcatcattattattacaacaactgaatacagtatatacacatgcacatataaagTCCCTTGCTAAGGTACACCTgttaacattgaaattttcataaagaggGGATTTTACTGATGTAGATTGAGTTTGCTCTTGGTACGATAAAAGTATGGAattatggtaaattatttttaccaCACCACACGGTAGAGAAAGATAATTGAGGGTACGCTACGAAATTACAGCACGGTATTTTAGCCAGGTATGAAGTGTGGAAAAACATTCAGTACCGTACCACACTACCAGCCTTGGTAGCAGGGGCGGATTTAGGGTGTGGGGTGCCCTAGGCTGGTGGCCGGTGACCTTAGGGGTCCCTCTCATTGATGGGCAAGCAAAGAGGGCCCTTACAGCTGGGCGGGGACCGTTAGGTTTCCAGGATTTGTTTCCTAATTGAGCACCTCTAGATGGCTGCCGGCAAGAGATGGCATTGCCGTGTCATGCAGCACTTTATGTTGTTCATCTCAGGGCTACAAATCACATTGCTAACCATACTTTGGAGTTTGCAGTTTGGATTCCActaatttagttaatttttatattttaattattagtattaaCTTTTTTCTTGGGGCTGAGGTGTGGAGCCCTAGGCCATGGCCTGCTTGCCCCCCCCAACCTAAATCTGCCACTGCTTGGTAGCCtactatatacatgtgtattttgtttgtaattctgGTTATAATTTTCACAAGCTCTGTATTGTAATAaacacagttttttattttataataagctgtatttttttcttcaattattcttattcttgttttgtttttgtatatgaagCCTATAAATGATTTAGATTTCATTATGATTTGCAAAAAGACTAGGTTGTAGTGCTTGTATTTCTCTAtgcattttataataaatgaataaataataaatttaaattggtcacacttttaccttcatttacaggggattcatcatttttgtttttgtaatgcagTCTGTAATTTAGATTTTGTAGTGATTtgctagtttttatatttttcttgtcattttgtagtaaatgaataaataaataaaaagtaagtggGTCATACTTTACGTGGCTAGTATAATCATTCCTCTTCATGTTTAGTATGAACTTTTGACTGCAGTATCTCCAGAGAAAGAAGACAGGAGAAGAGaagcagaaaaacaaaattacaaatggtTTTATACTTGCGCACAGGAGTTTTTACATTTTCACGCTTGTATGATTTGTGGTTTTGTGATGAGGTGCAGatcatttagattttattttcacttacatgCTACCGTAAACTTATTTGTGCGGGTGTGATttactcatttaattgtaaatcacatacacatatatacacacatacatataagggTCTTGTGCATTCAGTTTTTAGACTAGGCCCgtgtctagaaaaaaaaaacaaacacaggtCCTTGGTGACatcttttttactttaaattgtcTTATATAGAGGAGGAGATAGACGAAAGAAGTAAGGTGTTTTGGATTAGGGAATGGTTGAAAGGttttgaagaaggaaaatgtaaaatgacagTGTTAGGGTAGCTgcgatttgttccgacacgatatacaaaccgtcggtcctttatattaggaattactttcagcgtaggctggaaacggccgttgacctcttgagcaaggtggttaggcagtaactaccgccaggtaggccggaatacccacctgcctggatgtaaacattccagtttgctttcggccgtcatgtgttgcagacgtggtttcggatctctttgcctgactgttgttaagctctttatcatcctggtgggatctttctgcattgttgtgtatatattgcgtgtttgatatttattaatacaaacccatgatttgtgataacattgcataagccgtcgttcccctgctctgtgtcttgggtttgacggccaagggcgtatttacaGATGCGTAACCGAGttgtaatgcttctcttccagtagccctttatttagatactgaaggcgttcccctgtacgtttggagatattagattgggatgtaatatcttcgctcccctacattgatcgggatgtaagagttcgcttcccatCCTGGGCTCCCACCCTCCATGTACAAGGGGCATGACTATTTTCTTCTTACTtctgctgagtgttgttttcgctgcCTGCACTTAGTGTTGCAGTTggggggaggttgcgggcgttGTCCGTAAGCTCCGCTTCCATGGTGCCCTTGGTGTCCTCCCctctgtccttctctctccctgtagattCTTCCGTATCTCTCCTTTGGTAcagatctctctccttcaccctctttgCTCACTCATCGAGCGAAGACCACGAGGAAGGCGGGGGGCCGCAGGCAGCCGGGCGACCTCTGTGGGACTTCtgagggactgactctcttccgggagacaagtttctctcgttggctcttcccgccctcggTGGGAACCGATTCACATTCTTCTGTGGGTCTGGCGTTTCAGGGGACGCGAGAGCACGGCCTCGAGAGGCCGCACCCTCGTtaccagtcttggaagtctgtatctaagactggttctgtgcccagttttggaagtctgcgtctaaaactagttctgtgcctggctctttcgatctcttgGAAACTGacagcagccgctcccgatttttgggagtctcttgGGTCgcttgaattctatgaatcacgagctctctcctgacgagaggcacatgacaagagaaagtgctgagacactGTGTCTCggtgctgagacacccaggtgtctggtgtcgagacacccaggtgtctgggtgccaagacacccaggtgtctgggtgccgagacgccaggtgtctggaTGTTGAGATGCCAagtgtctgggtgctgagacgccaggtgtctcgctactacccgccagctgcttcggttgcttggccggttttcatcctcgtgtcttgaaccttaggggaattctgtgtctgctatcctgcatgcaggatatcagacacagaattcccctttaaaccttcttctcgaaGGGCCTctgcctcgaaggagtttagagttcgggaaactagcgctagttcacggtagacgagttccgccctgtccagtgcCGATTGTGTTCACGCGATCTGCTCTGCTTGCCCACCCTGCCCAGCCCCTGGTCacgcttgcgagactggctcgaCTCGGCTCAGCTCAGCTCACCCGCATACCACCCAGTCggatcgcgttcgcgtgatcggctcggttTGGTGCGTCTCGGCTCGGCCCAACTCTTTTTTCCGAATCGTGTTCttggctctgttcgagtgaactttctgctttttccaggaaagtgctttgccacgtcacaagcactcttcttcccccgtgtggcagtaatctccttcggttgattatcgctcacggtccgcctctcctgctgttcttactggcaggacaggtaggggtactctttctcctcacctgttctcttctcctcttagTTGTTCCGAgtggcgcgagacggacagagagagctccaacaAATttatcttcggagttcggctgcctggcttGCTTTGTCTCAAGgtacaaccaggtagctgaggagggtttcttaggatctgtcaaggtctccctccaaggggagaggtacaggagtttcacacttcagaaacagtgagggtcttcctcttcaagttccGATCGCCCTTGTTTTTTTGGAGAACTTCGCACTGATTCGTCATCACGAGAATCCCTGGGACAGGACtgtggctcccccaatgaataatcttcatcactcgcaacccttgcagttcctgagggACTGAGAGTGTCAGGGACTGCTGTGGTCCTTGCTTCCAAGagtgttctcgaccagatgaattcttttttacggacaaggagttcattcaggttgagacaccaagcttctcccctgcctcaacagaatacgaattcttcttgcctcagagggtcttgctgactgcagttctgtgggcaattcggGACCCAAGGAGAAGGATTTTGTCCCACTtcagatctccggtttcgtaagtctcgagttggctcgacccttaggaatgaacctttaTTTGGTTCTGCcgttctctttcagagatttgccagatacctcggtaatcaaggttcgtaccatggcactgccttgtcctttggacaatggccaagacctctgggtcgtAGTCATCTCAAAacaaccttgagttcaagccagcccgcATCatctcctaagaagtcccaggcttcggaagaagattgcggaacacatagccctcttcttcccttctaggaaagtgcacataactgtgtctctttccaccctcttttccataaggggggaggggagaagggaagagagaaagaagtatcgaccgggaagaagttctcctactgctgatgcctgAATGAaatgagacctgggaatggattccctcAGGAGAAGTATATATTTCCATTAGGTCTCAGCAGTTCTTTTCAacaaacttccatcccgcttcctctcctgtACTCCcaatttgggaaatgccagcccagctagagctgatcgtctcggtatcctgtcatcttgcagaagcttccccatggtggagaatggaggtctgcttccactcctccgtccttctttcctcttcaaagtatgaggaaagagttaggctaatgcttgattgaaggaaccttcgaatatgcttgcatattcccctcacattgtGTGTCTGCTTAcggattcaccgattgaggaataggcacGCACCGGTAAGACTGTCTTGAAGTGTGGGACCGAgacaattagtaccttctcatcacctaccttggctcaaggcagccttttggccttccgagaattcagaaTGAGTTTTGCGAACtcagtggtttcattgaacaacaaaccacagtagtggcatttgtcgacaaataAGAGGGAATTGTTttctcctcctgtttcatctgttgacatttgcaggtactcaagtgttTTATAGCGCACTTgacagctcaattagccagatgcattcccagttgggatgtattggtaggtgagcttgacctcgggtttgagtgatcgggacggaacgtgctgctcactctttcttcgcAAGGActcatgaagagactgctcgactgagaaacccctaccatctttctgttgaTTCCCTGCACAGCCAGTCGCTctttcataccagacccaggggctgctACTGTGAGGTATGCTGTCTTTTGGGGAAAAAAtcgatatctacgtttttccctccgtatttttttcgctaggggttcacaagcattgctcaccccgagttacagacaaatgccggaagacttcgcctttcacccgacctgatagccgaggcactgagaagagttctgcttgacccaacctcctgcagcagctacacaagaagcagttcttgaggcagtacatccctgtgtgttcagggctgagagaccttccagctttccttgcaagcac includes:
- the LOC136834450 gene encoding hybrid signal transduction histidine kinase M-like is translated as MSILGYPQKSETGDPVAMSLTEHENIGVAGSDASASYASISLDPTTELKTEIETDVEVCYESDGDMKYCNMQNSFDELLNTSRNSPYNSRPTTVRLGPIPVPSSRISLTQESTNTNNTNSNNNNNNINTFQFRTVAQAAIITQATRFCGVVESSNPDKSRLESYSVNKWLADADSRISAGGITDERAKINEALLLISSESGDAHTTLNSVIFNKITTYTEFKRICLSIWEPVSDPLYNLNKFLTQHYDGESIANLHADVEESTHRLIEDLQKTDITIGDKNDFGDEAENLVDLRYVLNYLSFGTIYNALGEKEKKAFRKVKLDPRSDSLTALIAMRREMQKKEMDFSKESVGVTETQNERKGRNTNDSYKRNNKYNDDSREIGNRQTSFQRKYAQNTRKNWNPNQKGRQNQSRNGPPIRYHNGQYSNTNNSKPENNSAQRATPKITCENCGYTNHSTNECRKPRICAVCKKIGHLTKNCWFNNKEARRDYRDK